DNA sequence from the Lysinibacillus sp. OF-1 genome:
GGACAATTATTTTACCTCTAGTAGAGATGGTCCTAGATGATCGTACAATTATATTTGATTTAAATGAGTATTCAAATGCGAAAGACTACTTGTATCACCATTGTGTTGCAACTGGTTTGATTTCCGCAGTGATTGCTCAAAAGCTTGGTTATGATAGAGGGATTACCATTCAAGTTGCAATAGGTGGTTTATTAGCTGATTGTGGTATGGCTAAAGTACACCCACGTATTAGAGATAAGAAGACACCTTTAACAGAGCAAGAGTATAATGAAATTTATAAACATCCAATTTATAGCTATAATATGGTAAAAGATTTAACGATTTTAAAGGAGACAATGAAAGAGGCAATTTTCCAACACCATGAACGTTTAAATGGAAGCGGATATCCGAAAGGTGAAAAGATCGCTAATATCTCAATTTTTGCTCAAATTATAGCTGTGGCAGATGTCTTTCATGCTATGACATGTGAACGAGTATATAGATCAAAACAATCTTCATTTAAAGTTATAGAAATGATTAATGAATCTGAGTTTGGGAAGTTCGATATTAAAGTAGTACGTGCTTTAATCGATATTGTTGCAGATCTTCCTATAGGTACAATTGTTGAACTGTCTAATTTGGAACGTGGTGAAGTAATGTTTGTAAATAAATTTGCACCAACACGTCCACTCATTAAATTAATCCATTCAGGAGAAATTTTTGATTTAGGAAAAAATCGTAGTTTTTATATTTCACGAATTATAACAAGTCTTTAAAAAATATTAGGGCAAACCATATATTATGGCTTGCCATTTTTTGACCCTTAATGCCATTAGTAAAGTATGTGTCCATGTTGAGTATAGTTTGCATCTTCTTTACTAAGTGTCTGGATAGTATATTTCTATAAAATAACAGACAATATTAATCCATTAGGTAGTAGTCTTATTTGCTATGATGGTGTTTAAACGCATTTAATTATATTGCATTTAAATATTTTCGGAGAAAGTGTTGACATAGTTTTAGAATCTTGATATTATAAATGAGTCGCCAAGAGGTGACAGTGAAATAATGAACATGAACCTTGAAAACTGAACAAGCAAAACGTAATCAATAAAGTTTTTAGTAACTAACCTTGGTTAGTGAACAAAACAAAATTTTGGACATCAAAATGATGCCAGCAAAACAATTTGAGCTATTCAAATTTCTTTTATGGAGAGTTTGATCCTGGCTCAGGACGAACGCTGGCGGCGTGCCTAATACATGCAAGTCGAGCGAACAGAGAAGGAGCTTGCTCCTTCGACGTTAGCGGCGGACGGGTGAGTAACACGTGGGCAACCTACCTTATAGTTTGGGATAACTCCGGGAAACCGGGGCTAATACCGAATAATCTGTTTCACCTCATGGTGAAACACTGAAAGACGGTTTCGGCTGTCGCTATAGGATGGGCCCGCGGCGCATTAGCTAGTTGGTGAGGTAACGGCTCACCAAGGCGACGATGCGTAGCCGACCTGAGAGGGTGATCGGCCACACTGGGACTGAGACACGGCCCAGACTCCTACGGGAGGCAGCAGTAGGGAATCTTCCACAATGGGCGAAAGCCTGATGGAGCAACGCCGCGTGAGTGAAGAAGGATTTCGGTTCGTAAAACTCTGTTGTAAGGGAAGAACAAGTACAGTAGTAACTGGCTGTACCTTGACGGTACCTTATTAGAAAGCCACGGCTAACTACGTGCCAGCAGCCGCGGTAATACGTAGGTGGCAAGCGTTGTCCGGAATTATTGGGCGTAAAGCGCGCGCAGGTGGTTTCTTAAGTCTGATGTGAAAGCCCACGGCTCAACCGTGGAGGGTCATTGGAAACTGGGAGACTTGAGTGCAGAAGAGGATAGTGGAATTCCAAGTGTAGCGGTGAAATGCGTAGAGATTTGGAGGAACACCAGTGGCGAAGGCGACTATCTGGTCTGTAACTGACACTGAGGCGCGAAAGCGTGGGGAGCAAACAGGATTAGATACCCTGGTAGTCCACGCCGTAAACGATGAGTGCTAAGTGTTAGGGGGTTTCCGCCCCTTAGTGCTGCAGCTAACGCATTAAGCACTCCGCCTGGGGAGTACGGTCGCAAGACTGAAACTCAAAGGAATTGACGGGGGCCCGCACAAGCGGTGGAGCATGTGGTTTAATTCGAAGCAACGCGAAGAACCTTACCAGGTCTTGACATCCCGTTGACCACTGTAGAGATATAGTTTCCCCTTCGGGGGCAACGGTGACAGGTGGTGCATGGTTGTCGTCAGCTCGTGTCGTGAGATGTTGGGTTAAGTCCCGCAACGAGCGCAACCCTTGATCTTAGTTGCCATCATTTAGTTGGGCACTCTAAGGTGACTGCCGGTGACAAACCGGAGGAAGGTGGGGATGACGTCAAATCATCATGCCCCTTATGACCTGGGCTACACACGTGCTACAATGGACGATACAAACGGTTGCCAACTCGCGAGAGGGAGCTAATCCGATAAAGTCGTTCTCAGTTCGGATTGTAGGCTGCAACTCGCCTACATGAAGCCGGAATCGCTAGTAATCGCGGATCAGCATGCCGCGGTGAATACGTTCCCGGGCCTTGTACACACCGCCCGTCACACCACGAGAGTTTGTAACACCCGAAGTCGGTGAGGTAACCTTTTGGAGCCAGCCGCCGAAGGTGGGATAGATGATTGGGGTGAAGTCGTAACAAGGTAGCCGTATCGGAAGGTGCGGCTGGATCACCTCCTTTCTAAGGATTATTTCGGAATACAAACCTAGGGTTTGTAAGATTACGTTTTGCGTTCAGTTTTGAAGGTTTATTAAATAATATAAAACTTCCAAGAGGGCCTATAGCTCAGCTGGTTAGAGCGCACGCCTGATAAGCGTGAGGTCGATGGTTCGAGTCCATTTAGGCCCACCATATATACCTCTTGGGGCCTTAGCTCAGCTGGGAGAGCGCCTGCCTTGCACGCAGGAGGTCAGCGGTTCGATCCCGCTAGGCTCCACCAATCTTTGTTCTTTGAAAACTGGATAAAACGACATTGAAATTGTAACAAACACATTTATTTTTTAAGTTTTTTTATAGGCTTAATAACATTAAAAGGGTTTCAAGACACGAGCAGTTCTAGGAAGCAATCGAGTGAATGAAGGAACGTACTTGAGTACGTGACTGATTGAACGAGTGAAGCTGACAACGAAATGTGATGTGTATTGAAAGCCGTTAGGTTAAGTTATTAAGGGCGCACGGCGAATGCCTTGGCACTAGGAGCCGAAGAAGGACGGCACTAACACCGATATGCTTCGGGGAGCTGTAAGTGAGCTTTGATCCGGAGATTTCCGAATGGGGGAACCCACTACGTTTAATCGCGTAGTATCTTGACGTGAATACATAGCGTCTTGAAGGCAGACCCAGGGAACTGAAACATCTAAGTACCTGGAGGAAGAGAAAGAAAAATCGATTCCCTGAGTAGCGGCGAGCGAAACGGGAAGAGCCCAAACCAAGAGGCTTGCCTCTTGGGGTTGTAGGACACTCAATACGGAGTTACAAAAGAGCGAGTTAGATGAAGCGACTTGGAAAGGTCCGCCAGAGCAGGTAAAAGCCCTGTAGTCGAAAGTTCGTTCTCTCCTGAGTGGATCCTGAGTACGGCGGAACACGTGAAATTCCGTCGGAATCCGGGAGGACCATCTCCCAAGGCTAAATACTACCTAGTGACCGATAGTGAACCAGTACCGTGAGGGAAAGGTGAAAAGCACCCCGGAAGGGGAGTGAAAGAGATCCTGAAACCGTGTGCCTACAAGTAGTTAGAGCCCGTTAATGGGTGATAGCGTGCCTTTTGTAGAATGAACCGGCGAGTTACGATTACGTGCGAGGTTAAGCTTTAGAAGGCGGAGCCGCAGCGAAAGCGAGTCTGAATAGGGCGAAATAGTACGTGGTCGTAGACCCGAAACCAGGTGATCTACCCATGTCCAGGGTGAAGGTAAGGTAACACTTACTGGAGGCCCGAACCCACGCACGTTGAAAAGTGCGGGGATGAGGTGTGGGTAGCGGAGAAATTCCAATCGAACTTGGAGATAGCTGGTTCTCTCCGAAATAGCTTTAGGGCTAGCCTCGTGATGAGAATACTGGAGGTAGAGCACTGTTTGGACTAGGGGGCCATCCCGGTTTACCGAATTCAGACAAACTCCGAATGCCAGATATTTATACACGGGAGTCAGACTGCGAGTGATAAGATCCGTAGTCAAAAGGGAAACAGCCCAGACCACCAGCTAAGGTCCCAAAGTAATCGTTAAGTGGAAAAGGATGTGGCGTTGCACAGACAACCAGGATGTTGGCTTAGAAGCAGCCATCATTTAAAGAGTGCGTAATAGCTCACTGGTCGAGTGACGCTGCGCCGAAAATGTATCGGGGCTAAACGATTCACCGAAGCTGTGGATTGACATCTACGATGTCAGTGGTAGGAGAGCGTTCTAAGTGCGTTGAAGTCAGACCGGAAGGACTGGTGGAGCGCTTAGAAGTGAGAATGCCGGTATGAGTAGCGAAAGACGGGTGAGAATCCCGTCCACCGTATGACTAAGGTTTCCTGAGGAAGGCTCGTCCGCTCAGGGTTAGTCGGGACCTAAGCCGAGGCCGATAGGCGTAGGCGATGGACAACAGGTTGATATTCCTGTACCACCTCCTCACCGTTTGAGAAATGGGGGGACGCAGTAGGATAGGGTAAGCGCGCTGTTGGTTATGCGCGTCCAAGCAGTAAGGCGTGTGTGTAGGCAAATCCGCACACTGTAACGTTGAGCTGTGATGGCGAGTCCGTATGGACGAAGTTCCTGATTTCACACTGCCAAGAAAAGCCTCTATCGAGGTGAGAGGTGCCCGTACCGCAAACCGACACAGGTAGTCGAGGAGAGAATCCTAAGGTGTGCGAGAGAACTCTCGTTAAGGAACTCGGCAAAATGACCCCGTAACTTCGGGAGAAGGGGTGCTCTTGAGCGTGCAAGCGCATGAGAGCCGCAGTGAATAGGCCCAGGCGACTGTTTAGCAAAAACACAGGTCTCTGCAAAACCGTAAGGTGACGTATAGGGGCTGACGCCTGCCCGGTGCTGG
Encoded proteins:
- a CDS encoding HD-GYP domain-containing protein — translated: METIYVPISELGVGKVISEDIFANTQYPIIFKDTMISYVHLQVFHAFNIFNVPVYKNENDTRVEKKENDVEVVIEEIPTFRKVYNNSVEQFKKEFKNWEAGAKVDIAKARTIILPLVEMVLDDRTIIFDLNEYSNAKDYLYHHCVATGLISAVIAQKLGYDRGITIQVAIGGLLADCGMAKVHPRIRDKKTPLTEQEYNEIYKHPIYSYNMVKDLTILKETMKEAIFQHHERLNGSGYPKGEKIANISIFAQIIAVADVFHAMTCERVYRSKQSSFKVIEMINESEFGKFDIKVVRALIDIVADLPIGTIVELSNLERGEVMFVNKFAPTRPLIKLIHSGEIFDLGKNRSFYISRIITSL